One Centroberyx gerrardi isolate f3 chromosome 2, fCenGer3.hap1.cur.20231027, whole genome shotgun sequence DNA window includes the following coding sequences:
- the LOC139920380 gene encoding heat shock protein beta-1-like yields the protein MGEQNKVLSRPIFRRDVSWDPFPNWTQSNRIFEQDFGLPPFLEPSDLNWIDWAKRRLASFSWPGYTHSPLLPPFNGHPPASSSQRLQRQLSGGVSEIRTGQDSWKIYLDVNHFSPEDITITTKEGYLQISGNHEERQDEHGSVSRCFTRKYKLPQGVDLQHISSSLSGDGLLSVEALVPGTVTSDSANEIVIPIQIRQKQDGEK from the exons ATGGGTGAacaaaataaagtattatccCGTCCCATTTTCCGCCGAGATGTGAGCTGGGATCCGTTCCCTAACTGGACACAGTCGAACCGCATCTTTGAGCAGGATTTTggcctccctcctttcctggaGCCTAGTGATCTCAACTGGATAGACTGGGCTAAGAGGAGACTGGCGTCTTTCTCCTGGCCAGGGTATACAcattctccccttctccctccattcAACGGTCACCCCCCTGCGTCATCTAGCCAACGGCTCCAAAGACAGCTGTCTGGTGGAGTATCAGAGATCAGAACAGGGCAGGACAGCTGGAAGATTTACTTGGATGTCAATCACTTCTCTCCTGAGGATATCACAATTACAACCAAGGAGGGCTACTTGCAAATATCAG GAAATCATGAAGAAAGGCAGGATGAGCATGGGTCGGTTTCAAGGTGCTTCACACGGAAATATAA GCTGCCACAGGGAGTGGATTTGCAACATATCAGTTCCTCACTGTCTGGTGATGGACTTCTGTCTGTAGAGGCCCTCGTCCCTGGGACCGTCACCAGTgactcagccaatgagattgTCATCCCCATTCAGATCAGGCAAAAGCAGGATGGTGAAAAGTGA